From the Cervus elaphus chromosome 20, mCerEla1.1, whole genome shotgun sequence genome, one window contains:
- the PGLYRP4 gene encoding peptidoglycan recognition protein 4 isoform X1 has translation MLWWLLVFSTLGLGAWGDSSWDKTQDKHPFEGLQDLLGNISQLIEKDKRGLSGVSTMVSRKQWGADAVGCSAQLALPVGFLITHHVPGLECHNQTSCSQRLRELQGHHVRNGWCDIAYNFLVGDDGGVYEGVGWNVQGVHTQGYNNISLGLAFFGTSKGHSPSPAALSAMEGLISSAVRKGHLSPVYVQPLFVKGESCLSPQQNASVKEACPLIVQRSAWDAREAHCSKMNQPAQYVIIIHTMGRTCNKSDECRVLVQDIQSFFMDRSDSCDIGYNFLVGQDGIIYEGVGWSVQGSHTPGYNDIALGLAFMGTFSGSPPNAAALEAAQNLIQCSVVKGHLVPNYLLLGHSDVTNVQSPGRALYNIIKTWPHFRH, from the exons ATGCTGTGGTGGCTTCTTGTCTTCTCCACTCTGGGTCTCGGGGCCTGGG GTGATTCCTCCTGGGATAAAACACAAGATAAACACCCATTCGAGGGGCTTCAGGACTTGCTTGGCAACATCTCccagctcattgaaaaagacaaaCGGGGTCTCAGTG GTGTGTCCACCATGGTCTCTCGCAAGCAGTGGGGGGCAGACGCCGTcggctgcagtgcccagctggcCCTGCCGGTGGGCTTCCTCATCACGCACCACGTCCCTGGGCTGGAATGTCACAACCAGACCTCGTGCAGTCAGAGGCTGCGGGAGCTGCAGGGCCATCACGTGCGCAACGGCTGGTGTGACATAGCCTACAA CTTCCTGGTTGGGGACGATGGCGGGGTGTATGAAGGTGTTGGCTGGAATGTCCAAGGTGTGCACACCCAGGGCTACAACAATATTTCCCTGGGCCTCGCCTTCTTTGGCACCAGCAAAG GCCACAGCCCTAGCCCTGCAGCCCTGTCAGCCATGGAAGGTTTGATCTCCTCTGCTGTCCGCAAGGGCCACCTGTCAcccgtgtatgttcagccactcTTTGTGAAAGGAGAGAGCTGCCTGTCCCCTCAGCAGAATGCAAGTGTCAAGGAAG CTTGCCCACTTATTGTCCAGCGGTCTGCTTGGGATGCCAGGGAGGCCCACTGCTCCAAGATGAACCAGCCGGCTCAGTATGTCATCATCATCCACACCATGGGGCGAACCTGCAACAAGTCTGATGAATGCCGCGTGCTGGTCCAAGACATCCAGTCCTTCTTCATGGATAGATCAGACTCGTGTGATATTGGGTACAA CTTCCTTGTGGGCCAGGATGGCATCATCTATGAAGGAGTAGGCTGGAGTGTCCAAGGCTCCCACACCCCCGGCTACAATGACATTGCCCTGGGCCTCGCCTTTATGGGCACCTTCTCTG GTTCCCCGCCCAATGCCGCAGCACTGGAGGCAGCCCAGAACCTGATCCAGTGTTCCGTGGTCAAGGGGCACCTGGTCCCCAACTACCTGCTGCTGGGGCACAGTGATGTGACCAACGTTCAATCTCCTGGGCGGGCTTTGTACAACATCATTAAGACTTGGCCTCATTTCAGACACTAG
- the PGLYRP4 gene encoding peptidoglycan recognition protein 4 isoform X3: MLWWLLVFSTLGLGAWGDSSWDKTQDKHPFEGLQDLLGNISQLIEKDKRGLSGVSTMVSRKQWGADAVGCSAQLALPVGFLITHHVPGLECHNQTSCSQRLRELQGHHVRNGWCDIAYNFLVGDDGGVYEGVGWNVQGVHTQGYNNISLGLAFFGTSKGHSPSPAALSAMEGLISSAVRKGHLSPVYVQPLFVKGESCLSPQQNASVKEACPLIVQRSAWDAREAHCSKMNQPAQYVIIIHTMGRTCNKSDECRVLVQDIQSFFMDRSDSCDIGYKFPAQCRSTGGSPEPDPVFRGQGAPGPQLPAAGAQ, translated from the exons ATGCTGTGGTGGCTTCTTGTCTTCTCCACTCTGGGTCTCGGGGCCTGGG GTGATTCCTCCTGGGATAAAACACAAGATAAACACCCATTCGAGGGGCTTCAGGACTTGCTTGGCAACATCTCccagctcattgaaaaagacaaaCGGGGTCTCAGTG GTGTGTCCACCATGGTCTCTCGCAAGCAGTGGGGGGCAGACGCCGTcggctgcagtgcccagctggcCCTGCCGGTGGGCTTCCTCATCACGCACCACGTCCCTGGGCTGGAATGTCACAACCAGACCTCGTGCAGTCAGAGGCTGCGGGAGCTGCAGGGCCATCACGTGCGCAACGGCTGGTGTGACATAGCCTACAA CTTCCTGGTTGGGGACGATGGCGGGGTGTATGAAGGTGTTGGCTGGAATGTCCAAGGTGTGCACACCCAGGGCTACAACAATATTTCCCTGGGCCTCGCCTTCTTTGGCACCAGCAAAG GCCACAGCCCTAGCCCTGCAGCCCTGTCAGCCATGGAAGGTTTGATCTCCTCTGCTGTCCGCAAGGGCCACCTGTCAcccgtgtatgttcagccactcTTTGTGAAAGGAGAGAGCTGCCTGTCCCCTCAGCAGAATGCAAGTGTCAAGGAAG CTTGCCCACTTATTGTCCAGCGGTCTGCTTGGGATGCCAGGGAGGCCCACTGCTCCAAGATGAACCAGCCGGCTCAGTATGTCATCATCATCCACACCATGGGGCGAACCTGCAACAAGTCTGATGAATGCCGCGTGCTGGTCCAAGACATCCAGTCCTTCTTCATGGATAGATCAGACTCGTGTGATATTGGGTACAA GTTCCCCGCCCAATGCCGCAGCACTGGAGGCAGCCCAGAACCTGATCCAGTGTTCCGTGGTCAAGGGGCACCTGGTCCCCAACTACCTGCTGCTGGGGCACAGTGA
- the PGLYRP4 gene encoding peptidoglycan recognition protein 4 isoform X2, whose product MVSRKQWGADAVGCSAQLALPVGFLITHHVPGLECHNQTSCSQRLRELQGHHVRNGWCDIAYNFLVGDDGGVYEGVGWNVQGVHTQGYNNISLGLAFFGTSKGHSPSPAALSAMEGLISSAVRKGHLSPVYVQPLFVKGESCLSPQQNASVKEACPLIVQRSAWDAREAHCSKMNQPAQYVIIIHTMGRTCNKSDECRVLVQDIQSFFMDRSDSCDIGYNFLVGQDGIIYEGVGWSVQGSHTPGYNDIALGLAFMGTFSGSPPNAAALEAAQNLIQCSVVKGHLVPNYLLLGHSDVTNVQSPGRALYNIIKTWPHFRH is encoded by the exons ATGGTCTCTCGCAAGCAGTGGGGGGCAGACGCCGTcggctgcagtgcccagctggcCCTGCCGGTGGGCTTCCTCATCACGCACCACGTCCCTGGGCTGGAATGTCACAACCAGACCTCGTGCAGTCAGAGGCTGCGGGAGCTGCAGGGCCATCACGTGCGCAACGGCTGGTGTGACATAGCCTACAA CTTCCTGGTTGGGGACGATGGCGGGGTGTATGAAGGTGTTGGCTGGAATGTCCAAGGTGTGCACACCCAGGGCTACAACAATATTTCCCTGGGCCTCGCCTTCTTTGGCACCAGCAAAG GCCACAGCCCTAGCCCTGCAGCCCTGTCAGCCATGGAAGGTTTGATCTCCTCTGCTGTCCGCAAGGGCCACCTGTCAcccgtgtatgttcagccactcTTTGTGAAAGGAGAGAGCTGCCTGTCCCCTCAGCAGAATGCAAGTGTCAAGGAAG CTTGCCCACTTATTGTCCAGCGGTCTGCTTGGGATGCCAGGGAGGCCCACTGCTCCAAGATGAACCAGCCGGCTCAGTATGTCATCATCATCCACACCATGGGGCGAACCTGCAACAAGTCTGATGAATGCCGCGTGCTGGTCCAAGACATCCAGTCCTTCTTCATGGATAGATCAGACTCGTGTGATATTGGGTACAA CTTCCTTGTGGGCCAGGATGGCATCATCTATGAAGGAGTAGGCTGGAGTGTCCAAGGCTCCCACACCCCCGGCTACAATGACATTGCCCTGGGCCTCGCCTTTATGGGCACCTTCTCTG GTTCCCCGCCCAATGCCGCAGCACTGGAGGCAGCCCAGAACCTGATCCAGTGTTCCGTGGTCAAGGGGCACCTGGTCCCCAACTACCTGCTGCTGGGGCACAGTGATGTGACCAACGTTCAATCTCCTGGGCGGGCTTTGTACAACATCATTAAGACTTGGCCTCATTTCAGACACTAG
- the PGLYRP3 gene encoding peptidoglycan recognition protein 3, whose product MRMLLWFLVLSALDLAAWGVPTIVSRKEWGARSLTCRAQLTRPVAYVITDQITGMECEEQNACSQKLRGLQSRSVYTKGWCDVAYNFLVGNDGRVYEGVGWNIQGMHTQGYNNISLGLAFFGNNLGSSPSPTALSAAEDLIFYAIKKGHLSPRYIQPLLLKAESCLVPHQPLMPRKACPNIITRSAWEARQTHCPTMSLPAKYVVIIHTAGATCNVSMDCRIRVRDIQSYHMDTQNFCDIGYHFLVGQDGGVYEGVGWHTQGSHTYGYNDIGLGIAFIGNFVEKPPNAAALEAAQNLIQCSVVKGHLVPNYLLVGHSDVTNILSPGRALYNIIKTWPHFRQ is encoded by the exons ATGAGGATGCTGCTATGGTTTCTTGTCTTGTCTGCTTTGGATCTCGCGGCCTGGG GTGTGCCCACCATTGTCTCCCGCAAGGAGTGGGGAGCGAGATCCCTGACCTGCAGGGCCCAGCTGACCCGGCCTGTGGCCTATGTCATCACGGACCAGATCACGGGGATGGAATGCGAGGAGCAGAACGCGTGCAGTCAAAAGCTGAGGGGCCTGCAGTCCCGTTCCGTCTACACCAAAGGCTGGTGTGATGTGGCCTACAA CTTCCTGGTTGGGAATGATGGCAGGGTGTATGAAGGTGTTGGCTGGAACATCCAAGGCATGCACACCCAGGGCTATAACAACATCTCCCTGGGCCTCGCATTCTTTGGGAATAATCTAG GCAGCAGTCCAAGCCCCACTGCCTTATCAGCCGCAGAGGACCTGATCTTCTATGCCATAAAGAAGGGTCACCTATCACCCAGGTATATTCAGCCACTTCTCTTGAAAGCAGAGAGCTGCCTGGTCCCTCATCAGCCACTGATGCCCAGGAAAG CTTGCCCCAACATCATCACAAGGTCAGCTTGGGAAGCCAGACAGACACACTGCCCTACAATGAGCCTCCCAGCCAAATATGTTGTCATCATCCACACTGCTGGGGCAACCTGCAACGTATCCATGGACTGCCGGATCCGTGTCCGAGATATACAATCTTATCACATGGACACACAGAACTTCTGTGACATCGGATATCA CTTCCTGGTGGGCCAGGATGGTGGTGTGTATGAAGGAGTTGGCTGGCATACCCAAGGCTCTCACACATACGGATACAACGATATTGGCCTAGGAATTGCCTTCATAGGCAACTTTGTAG AAAAACCACCGAATGCCGCAGCGCTGGAGGCAGCTCAGAACCTGATCCAGTGTTCCGTGGTCAAGGGGCATCTGGTCCCCAACTACCTGCTGGTGGGGCACAGCGATGTGACCAACATTCTGTCTCCTGGGCGGGCTCTGTACAACATCATTAAGACTTGGCCTCACTTCAGACAATAA